A single Myxocyprinus asiaticus isolate MX2 ecotype Aquarium Trade chromosome 50, UBuf_Myxa_2, whole genome shotgun sequence DNA region contains:
- the LOC127439102 gene encoding GTP-binding protein 1-like, producing MAATESSLSPAVESMVPACMFAPDPGCAKDPTGNESSETGENQNGDAEDHLDLTSKLALVSPTGEQYDCLLKQLRERMEEGCRETIYMVGMGTDGGDYGLDERDMEAAVATVRSLCEQADADLILLRERVETAGRVRDYLIRRRVGEADFLEVRVAVVGNVDAGKSTLLGVLTHGELDNGRGFARQKLFRHKHEMESGRTSSVGNDILGFDQDGQVVNKPDSHGGSLDWTKICERSSKVITFIDLAGHEKYLKTTVFGMTGHLPDFCMLMVGSNAGIVGMTKEHLGLALALNVPVFVVVTKIDMCPANILQETLKLLQRLLKSPGCRKIPVLVQNKDDVIVTASNFSSERMCPIFQISNVTGENMDLLKMFLNLLSSRTTFKDDEPPEFQIDETYSVPGVGTVVSGTTLRGLIRLNDTLLLGPNPLGAFIPIVVKSIHRKRMPVKEVRGGQTASFALKKIKRSSIRKGMVMVSPRLNPQACWEFEAEILVLHHPTTISPRYQAMVHCGSIRQTATIIGMNKDCLRTGDKAAVHFRFIKTPEYLHLEQRLVFREGRTKAVGTITKLLQAKIQSTKKASSQVEGTFAASEDAAQMGGSPQTEQPPKSGGSGRRRGGQWHKGKPSVSSGTGTTTSAAGVGGN from the exons ATGGCGGCGACAGAGTCCAGCTTAAGCCCGGCGGTGGAGTCGATGGTACCGGCGTGCATGTTCGCACCGGACCCGGGCTGCGCGAAGGATCCGACCGGCAATGAGAGCAGCGAGACCGGCGAGAACCAGAACGGAGACGCCGAGGATCACTTGGACCTCACCAGCAAG TTGGCGCTGGTCAGCCCTACTGGAGAACAGTATGACTGTTTACTCAAGCAGCTGCGAGAACGAATGGAAGAAGGCTGTAGAGAGACCATCTATATGGTCGGAATGGGAACAG ACGGTGGTGATTATGGTCTGGATGAGAGGGATATGGAAGCAGCTGTTGCTACAGTGCGGTCGCTATGTGAACAGGCTGATGCTGATCTGATTCTACTGCGAGAGAGAGTGGAGACGGCGGGACGAGTCCGGGATTACCTCATTCGGCGCCGAGTGGGAGAGGCCGACTTCTTGGAAGTTAG AGTTGCGGTTGTTGGTAATGTTGATGCCGGTAAAAGCACACTCTTGGGCGTCCTTACTCATGGCGAACTCGACAACGGTCGCGGATTTGCACGACAAAAGCTCTTCCGACACAAGCACGAGATGGAGAGCGGTCGCACCAGCAGTGTCGGCAATGACATACTGGGCTTCGACCAGGATGGGCAGGTGGTCAACAAACCGGACAGTCACGGGGGCAGTCTAGACTGGACCAAGATCTGTGAGAGGTCGTCAAAGGTCATCACCTTCATCGATCTGGCGGGGCATGAGAAATACCTGAAGACCACCGTTTTTGGCATGACTGGGCACCTACCGGACTTCTGCATGCTTATG GTGGGCAGTAACGCAGGAATCGTTGGCATGACCAAAGAGCACCTCGGTCTCGCTCTGGCCCTCAACGTTCCCGTCTTTGTAGTCGTCACTAAGATAGACATGTGTCCAGCTAACATCCTACAAG aGACATTAAAGTTATTACAGAGGCTACTCAAGTCTCCGGGATGCAGAAAAATtccagttttggtgcaaaacaaaGATGATGTCATCGTTACAGCCTCAAACTTTAGTTCAGAGAG gATGTGCCCAATTTTCCAGATCTCTAACGTAACAGGTGAAAACATGGACCTGTTGAAAATGTTCTTGAATCTGCTGTCCTCCAGAACAACATTTAAAGATGACGAACCTCCAGAATTTCAGATTGATGAAACATATTCAGTTCCG GGTGTAGGCACTGTCGTATCCGGGACTACTTTACGCGGATTAATTCGCCTTAATGACACGCTGCTCCTTGGTCCCAACCCTCTGGGTGCCTTTATCCCCATCGTGGTCAAATCCATCCACCGTAAGAGAATGCCTGTGAAAGAAGTGCGTGGTGGTCAGACGGCCTCATTCGCACTGAAGAAGATCAAACGTTCGTCTATCAGGAAGGGAATGGTGATGGTGTCGCCCCGTCTCAATCCACAGGCGTGCTGGGAGTTTGAGGCTGAGATTCTGGTGCTGCACCATCCGACTACGATATCGCCAAGATACCAAGCTATGG TTCACTGTGGCAGCATCAGACAGACCGCCACCATCATTGGCATGAACAAAGACTGTTTACGGACGGGTGACAAAGCCGCTGTGCACTTTCGTTTTATTAAGACCCCTGAGTACCTTCACTTGGAGCAGAGACTCGTCTTTAGGGAGGGCAGGACCAAGGCCGTGGGCACCATCACTAAG CTGCTTCAAGCCAAGATTCAGTCTACCAAGAAAGCTTCATCACAGGTGGAGGGCACTTTTGCAGCCAGCGAGGATGCTGCACAGATGGGAGGAAGCCCTCAAACAGAACAACCG CCAAAGTCTGGAGGGAGTGGCAGACGGCGTGGAGGTCAATGGCACAAAGGCAAACCATCTGTGAGCAGTGGCACTGGGACGACAACATCAGCTGCTGGAGTGGGCGGCAACTGA